Proteins from a genomic interval of Vicinamibacterales bacterium:
- the serS gene encoding serine--tRNA ligase, with protein sequence MLDPIYVRDNIEAVQQGLGNRGLDAKAELQQLATFETQRRRLIPAIEGLKREQNASGDQVARAKRQGEEVQHLYEASKLRSQKIKMMEVELDAAERQRTLILETLPNLPHASVPVGKSAADNVVVRTWGDPKRFDFEPKAHWDLGPQLGIIDFERATKISGSRFAILMGAGAQLERALINFMLTLHTTEHGYTEVLPPFLVSSATLYGTGQLPKFEPDLFKIAGEWDLYLIPTAEVPVTNLYRGEIIDGRLLPLKYTAYTPCFRSEAGSYGADVRGLIRQHQFDKVELVKFASPDTSYDELESLTANAERVLQLLGLPYRTVALCTGDMGFSSAKTYDIEVWLPSQKTYREISSCSNCEGFQARRANIKFRLGGTGKAEHVHTLNGSGLAVGRTLIAVLENYQQADGSVRIPEALKPFMGGREVIEAKQG encoded by the coding sequence ATGCTTGACCCCATCTACGTGCGCGACAACATCGAAGCGGTGCAGCAAGGCCTCGGCAACCGCGGGCTCGACGCCAAGGCGGAACTGCAGCAATTGGCGACGTTCGAGACGCAGCGCCGCCGCCTGATTCCGGCCATCGAGGGGCTCAAGCGTGAGCAGAACGCGTCGGGCGACCAGGTGGCGCGGGCCAAGCGCCAGGGCGAGGAAGTGCAGCACCTCTACGAGGCGAGCAAGCTGCGCAGCCAGAAGATCAAGATGATGGAAGTGGAGCTCGACGCGGCCGAGCGCCAGCGCACGCTGATTCTCGAGACGCTGCCGAACCTGCCGCACGCCAGCGTGCCGGTGGGGAAGAGCGCCGCCGACAACGTGGTGGTCAGGACGTGGGGTGATCCGAAGCGGTTCGACTTCGAGCCGAAGGCGCACTGGGACCTCGGCCCGCAGCTGGGCATCATCGATTTCGAGCGCGCGACCAAGATCTCCGGATCGCGGTTCGCCATCCTGATGGGCGCCGGCGCGCAGCTCGAGCGCGCGTTGATCAACTTCATGCTGACCCTGCACACCACGGAGCACGGCTACACCGAGGTGCTGCCGCCGTTCCTGGTGTCGTCGGCGACGTTGTACGGCACCGGGCAGTTGCCGAAGTTCGAACCGGACCTCTTCAAGATCGCCGGCGAATGGGACCTCTACCTCATTCCCACCGCCGAAGTGCCGGTCACCAACCTCTATCGCGGCGAGATCATCGACGGCCGGCTGCTGCCGCTGAAGTACACCGCCTACACGCCGTGCTTCCGCAGCGAAGCCGGATCGTACGGCGCCGACGTGCGCGGCCTGATTCGCCAGCACCAGTTCGACAAGGTGGAGCTGGTCAAGTTCGCGTCGCCTGACACCTCGTACGACGAGCTCGAAAGCCTGACGGCGAACGCCGAGCGCGTGCTGCAGCTGCTCGGGCTGCCGTACCGCACGGTGGCGCTGTGCACCGGCGACATGGGCTTCTCGTCGGCGAAGACCTACGACATCGAAGTGTGGCTGCCGAGCCAGAAGACCTACCGCGAGATCTCGTCGTGCTCGAACTGCGAGGGCTTCCAGGCCCGCCGCGCCAACATCAAGTTCCGATTGGGCGGCACCGGCAAGGCGGAGCACGTGCACACGCTGAACGGGTCGGGCCTCGCGGTGGGGCGCACGCTGATTGCCGTGCTCGAGAATTACCAGCAGGCGGATGGCAGCGTGCGGATTCCCGAGGCGCTCAAGCCCTTCATGGGCGGGCGCGAAGTGATCGAGGCAAAGCAGGGGTGA
- the galU gene encoding UTP--glucose-1-phosphate uridylyltransferase GalU: MSAAVRKVVFPAAGLGTRFLPATKAQPKEMLPLVDKPTIQYGVEEAVLSGVPNIILVTGRGKNAIEDHFDVSKELESFLESRGKRDLAEEIRKITNLINVSYVRQGEPLGLGHAVLVTETIIGNEPFAVILADDVIDATPPALAQMIAVFERAGGPVLAVERVPMDQVSSYGVIAGVPAPEFGKGVYRVTDLVEKPAREDAPSDLAIIGRYILTPDIFAALHDTAKDKSGEIQLTNGLRKLLQTRPIYAYEVDGVRHDTGNKLGFLKATVYFAMKRPELAGPFLEYLKEVTRRAEL; this comes from the coding sequence ATGAGCGCTGCTGTTCGCAAGGTCGTGTTCCCCGCCGCGGGCCTCGGAACGCGATTTCTCCCAGCCACCAAGGCGCAGCCCAAGGAAATGCTGCCCCTGGTGGACAAACCGACCATTCAATACGGCGTCGAAGAAGCCGTGTTGTCGGGCGTGCCGAACATCATCCTGGTCACCGGCCGGGGCAAGAACGCCATCGAGGATCACTTCGATGTCTCGAAGGAGCTCGAGTCGTTTCTCGAAAGCCGCGGCAAGCGCGACCTGGCCGAGGAAATCCGCAAGATCACCAACCTGATCAACGTCTCGTACGTGCGCCAGGGCGAGCCGCTCGGCCTCGGCCACGCCGTGCTCGTCACCGAGACCATCATCGGCAACGAGCCCTTCGCCGTGATCCTCGCCGATGACGTGATTGACGCGACGCCGCCGGCGCTGGCGCAGATGATCGCGGTGTTCGAGCGCGCGGGCGGACCGGTGCTTGCCGTCGAACGGGTGCCGATGGATCAGGTGTCGAGCTACGGCGTGATCGCCGGCGTGCCGGCGCCGGAATTCGGCAAGGGCGTCTACCGCGTTACCGACCTGGTCGAGAAGCCGGCCCGCGAAGACGCGCCGTCGGACCTCGCCATCATCGGGCGCTACATCCTCACGCCCGACATCTTCGCCGCCCTCCACGACACCGCCAAGGACAAGTCAGGCGAGATTCAGCTGACCAACGGCCTGCGCAAGCTCCTGCAGACGCGGCCGATCTATGCCTATGAAGTGGATGGCGTCCGCCACGACACCGGGAACAAGCTGGGTTTCCTGAAGGCGACGGTCTACTTCGCGATGAAGCGGCCCGAGCTCGCCGGCCCCTTCCTGGAGTATTTGAAAGAGGTCACCAGAAGGGCGGAACTTTAG
- a CDS encoding FmdB family zinc ribbon protein, producing the protein MPLYEYECNACAHRFEVIQKYSDAPIDICPKCGAAVTKLFSSPAIQFKGSGFYLTDYGRGGKSDIGTETAKAAKESSGSSGTTAETKTSETKTETKAETKTETKPAAKPAD; encoded by the coding sequence ATGCCATTGTACGAATACGAATGCAACGCCTGCGCGCACCGCTTTGAAGTGATCCAGAAGTACTCGGACGCGCCGATCGACATCTGCCCGAAGTGCGGCGCGGCGGTGACCAAGCTGTTCTCGTCGCCGGCGATCCAGTTCAAGGGGTCGGGGTTCTACCTGACCGACTACGGTCGCGGCGGCAAGAGCGACATCGGCACGGAGACAGCGAAGGCCGCCAAGGAATCGTCGGGTTCGAGCGGAACGACGGCTGAGACCAAAACCTCGGAAACCAAGACCGAGACCAAGGCCGAAACCAAGACCGAGACGAAGCCGGCCGCAAAACCTGCCGATTGA
- a CDS encoding DUF885 domain-containing protein has product MHAAEPLPHFVDDYLAYLYEVHPTGATMDGVHVHDDLIEDYRRTAIDSHTSALSGFARRLDAIPHAALPLREQVEHQIVGANIRARQFELEATRSWERNPHVYADTLASSLAAQAIFNYAPETDRARRVLSKLRQVPRLVQAARDNIKDPPAIFVKVGIDTWRGAMSFIDTDLPRAFSNVDDMHLLGDLADACTEAVQTIGAYANDLETEIRPKAKGSFRLGRDKFEQKLRLEEGITLPVDRLLAIATRELVATQEEFRQLAGRLNGGDPIEAWRKAKQQHPAAGELISTARAQVDELHTFLSRNPVVGIPDGAGITVAPTPEFFRWSGASMWTPGPYESKPSRALYYLTDVDPKWEPERKLEHLRDLNTPTLWTISIHEVYPGHFLHYQHLRRVESKVRRSTMFAPASYMEGWAHYCEQMMLEAGFGRGDHSLKLGQLAEALVRLARFIVGIRLHTEDWSVEQGVRFFRDEAFLEEANARREAERGTFDPTYLVYSAGKMMLLKLRRDWYEQQGGKPSLRAFHDALLSQGSAPFWALRRLMLDGSSDVVLE; this is encoded by the coding sequence ATGCACGCCGCTGAACCACTACCCCACTTCGTCGACGACTATCTTGCCTATCTCTATGAGGTCCACCCGACAGGGGCGACCATGGACGGTGTTCACGTCCATGACGACCTGATCGAGGACTACCGGCGTACGGCCATCGACTCCCACACCAGCGCCCTGTCCGGGTTCGCCCGGCGGCTGGACGCCATCCCGCACGCGGCCTTGCCGCTTCGGGAACAGGTCGAGCACCAGATTGTAGGCGCCAACATCCGCGCCCGGCAGTTCGAGCTGGAGGCGACGCGGTCGTGGGAACGCAACCCGCACGTCTACGCCGACACGCTCGCGTCGAGCCTCGCCGCGCAGGCGATCTTCAACTATGCGCCCGAAACCGACCGGGCCCGCCGCGTGCTGTCGAAGCTCCGCCAGGTCCCGCGCCTGGTGCAGGCGGCGCGCGACAACATCAAGGATCCGCCCGCCATTTTCGTGAAGGTGGGCATCGACACCTGGCGCGGCGCGATGTCGTTCATCGACACCGATCTGCCCCGCGCCTTCTCGAACGTGGACGACATGCACCTGCTCGGCGACCTCGCTGACGCGTGCACCGAGGCGGTGCAGACCATTGGCGCCTACGCCAACGACCTCGAGACCGAGATCCGGCCCAAGGCCAAGGGCTCGTTCCGCCTGGGCCGCGACAAGTTCGAGCAGAAGCTCCGGCTCGAGGAAGGCATCACGCTTCCGGTCGATCGCCTCCTCGCCATCGCGACCCGCGAATTAGTCGCCACCCAGGAAGAATTCCGGCAACTGGCCGGACGCCTCAACGGCGGCGATCCGATCGAGGCGTGGCGCAAGGCGAAGCAGCAACATCCCGCGGCGGGCGAGCTCATCTCCACCGCGCGCGCCCAGGTTGACGAGCTCCACACGTTTCTCTCGCGGAACCCGGTGGTGGGCATTCCCGACGGCGCCGGAATCACGGTGGCGCCCACGCCAGAATTCTTCCGGTGGTCGGGGGCCAGCATGTGGACGCCGGGCCCGTACGAATCCAAGCCATCGCGGGCGCTCTACTACCTGACCGACGTCGACCCGAAGTGGGAACCGGAGCGGAAGCTCGAGCACCTGCGCGACCTGAACACGCCCACGCTCTGGACCATCTCGATCCACGAGGTCTACCCTGGCCACTTCCTGCACTACCAGCACCTCCGCCGCGTCGAGTCGAAGGTCCGCCGTTCGACGATGTTCGCGCCGGCGTCGTACATGGAGGGCTGGGCGCACTACTGCGAGCAGATGATGCTCGAGGCCGGCTTCGGCCGCGGTGACCACTCGCTCAAGCTCGGCCAGCTGGCGGAGGCCCTCGTTCGCCTCGCCCGCTTCATCGTCGGCATCCGCCTGCACACCGAGGACTGGTCGGTGGAGCAGGGCGTGCGGTTTTTCCGCGACGAGGCGTTCCTGGAAGAGGCCAACGCCCGGCGCGAAGCCGAGCGCGGCACCTTCGATCCGACGTATCTTGTCTACTCGGCAGGGAAGATGATGTTGTTGAAGCTACGCCGCGACTGGTACGAGCAGCAAGGCGGCAAGCCCTCGCTGCGCGCGTTCCACGACGCGCTCCTGTCCCAGGGCTCGGCGCCGTTCTGGGCGCTGAGGCGCCTCATGCTTGATGGATCGTCCGACGTGGTGCTGGAGTAA
- the rsmI gene encoding 16S rRNA (cytidine(1402)-2'-O)-methyltransferase: protein MNDNGRDHGKAAISQWYNKMRLMKGPVLSERHDASGSRRESKGTLYVVATPIGHLEDITLRALRILKTVQLVAAEDTRRTGNLLRHYQIETPVLSVHEHNELARVARLVDRLAAGDSIALVTDAGTPGVSDPGATLVAAVRAAGFRVEPIPGPSAVVAAISAAGIKSEGFCFHGFAPIKAKDRKLWFLALVEASRHRAVVFFEAPHRVQKTLEELSLLVTRPIMVARELTKIHEECVFGTPAELLARFSSPQGEFTLVIPPGLRADDAPIAATDDDIAELFGQLTENGAGATKRDTARLVAERLGLTTKVVYDALERVKITRG from the coding sequence ATGAATGACAACGGCCGCGATCACGGGAAAGCGGCCATCTCGCAATGGTACAATAAAATGCGGCTGATGAAGGGCCCTGTCCTGAGCGAGCGGCACGACGCGTCAGGGTCGCGCCGCGAGTCGAAGGGCACGCTGTACGTCGTCGCCACGCCCATCGGCCACCTCGAAGACATCACGCTTCGCGCCCTCCGCATTCTCAAAACTGTTCAGCTGGTCGCCGCCGAAGACACGCGGAGGACCGGAAACCTGCTCCGGCACTATCAGATAGAGACGCCCGTCCTCAGCGTCCACGAACACAACGAGCTGGCCCGGGTCGCCAGGTTGGTGGACCGGCTGGCGGCCGGAGACTCCATCGCATTGGTCACGGATGCCGGCACGCCGGGCGTTTCTGACCCTGGTGCGACTCTGGTCGCCGCAGTCAGGGCGGCCGGCTTCAGGGTGGAGCCCATTCCAGGTCCGAGCGCGGTCGTGGCGGCCATATCAGCGGCAGGTATAAAGTCGGAAGGCTTTTGTTTTCATGGGTTTGCTCCAATTAAGGCAAAAGACAGAAAATTGTGGTTCCTGGCCCTGGTTGAGGCCAGTCGACACCGGGCCGTGGTCTTCTTCGAGGCCCCTCACCGGGTGCAGAAGACCCTCGAGGAGCTTAGTTTATTGGTCACACGACCAATAATGGTCGCCCGGGAACTGACGAAGATTCACGAGGAGTGCGTATTCGGCACGCCGGCCGAGCTTCTGGCGCGCTTCTCCTCGCCCCAAGGCGAGTTCACCCTCGTCATTCCCCCTGGATTGCGGGCCGACGACGCACCAATTGCGGCTACGGATGACGACATCGCTGAATTATTTGGTCAATTGACAGAAAATGGAGCGGGCGCCACCAAACGCGATACCGCCAGACTGGTGGCGGAACGCCTGGGCCTCACTACAAAGGTCGTCTACGACGCCCTGGAACGGGTCAAGATTACTCGTGGCTGA
- the glmU gene encoding bifunctional UDP-N-acetylglucosamine diphosphorylase/glucosamine-1-phosphate N-acetyltransferase GlmU, with amino-acid sequence MADIHVVVLAAGKGTRMKSQVPKVLHHISGFTLIERVLRAADALAPASITLVVGHGANEVRALLGSGRNLQFVVQEKQLGTGHALLQTRPLLEGKSGVVVLLSGDVPLLTRNTLKSLIDTHVQSEAAATVVTAEMPRPFGYGRIIRTNGRITRIVEERDASPAQRKVTEINSGIYAFDLEPLFAALDSIGTSNNQGEYYLPDLVAIFRKQKRTVATWTVERAEEIRGINSRTELAEVSAMVRQQKNEELMAAGVTLIDPATTYVDSDVVVGADTVIHPCVFLEGSTEIGAACEIHSGSRIVNSTLGDRVCVRNHTVVTDSTIDAGAFLGPFAHIRPGSQVGEDAHIGNFVELKKTAIGKGAKANHLAYLGDATIGAATNVGAGTITCNYDGEKKHQTVIGNNVFIGSNSTLVAPITLADGSYIAAGSAVTKDVPAGTLAIGRARQENKPGWVVRRKQKGSQ; translated from the coding sequence GTGGCTGACATTCACGTCGTCGTGCTCGCCGCCGGCAAGGGCACGCGGATGAAGTCGCAGGTGCCCAAGGTCCTGCACCACATCTCCGGCTTCACCCTGATCGAGCGCGTCCTGCGGGCCGCGGATGCGCTGGCGCCGGCGAGCATCACCCTGGTGGTCGGCCACGGCGCGAATGAAGTCAGGGCGTTGTTGGGATCCGGCCGGAACCTTCAGTTTGTTGTTCAGGAGAAACAGCTCGGAACCGGCCACGCGCTCCTGCAGACCCGCCCGTTGCTGGAAGGGAAGTCCGGCGTGGTCGTGCTCCTGTCCGGCGACGTGCCGTTGCTGACCCGCAACACCCTGAAGTCGCTGATCGACACGCACGTGCAGTCGGAGGCCGCCGCCACGGTGGTCACCGCCGAGATGCCCCGGCCGTTCGGCTACGGCCGCATCATCCGCACCAACGGCCGCATCACCCGCATCGTCGAGGAACGTGACGCGTCACCGGCGCAGAGAAAAGTCACCGAGATCAACTCGGGCATCTACGCCTTCGACCTGGAACCGTTGTTCGCCGCGCTCGATTCGATCGGCACCTCGAACAACCAGGGCGAGTACTACCTGCCCGATCTCGTCGCCATTTTCCGGAAGCAGAAGCGCACCGTTGCCACCTGGACGGTCGAGCGCGCAGAAGAGATTCGCGGCATCAACAGCCGCACAGAACTTGCAGAGGTCAGTGCCATGGTTCGCCAGCAGAAGAACGAAGAGTTGATGGCCGCGGGCGTCACGCTCATCGACCCCGCCACCACCTATGTGGACAGCGACGTGGTCGTGGGGGCCGACACGGTCATCCATCCGTGCGTCTTTCTCGAGGGGTCCACGGAGATCGGCGCCGCCTGTGAAATCCACTCCGGGTCGCGCATCGTCAACTCCACGCTCGGCGACCGGGTGTGTGTGCGAAACCACACTGTGGTCACGGATTCCACAATTGACGCGGGCGCCTTTCTCGGTCCGTTCGCCCACATCCGGCCGGGATCGCAGGTGGGCGAGGACGCCCACATCGGCAATTTCGTCGAGCTGAAGAAGACCGCGATCGGCAAGGGCGCCAAGGCCAACCACCTGGCCTACCTGGGCGACGCCACCATCGGCGCGGCCACCAACGTCGGCGCCGGCACCATCACCTGCAACTACGACGGCGAGAAGAAACACCAGACCGTGATCGGCAACAACGTGTTCATCGGCAGCAACAGCACCCTGGTCGCGCCGATCACGCTCGCCGATGGATCGTACATTGCAGCCGGGTCCGCGGTGACGAAGGACGTGCCCGCCGGCACGCTGGCCATCGGCCGCGCGCGGCAGGAAAACAAGCCGGGTTGGGTCGTCAGGCGGAAACAGAAGGGCAGTCAGTAG
- the glmS gene encoding glutamine--fructose-6-phosphate transaminase (isomerizing) produces the protein MCGIIGYIGPKPVVPVILDGLRRLEYRGYDSAGVAVVHDGVIDIRRSAGKLINLEASIQAKPMVGEYGLGHTRWATHGRPTEENAHPHRDGTGRIVVVHNGIIENYLEIKRELIAEGHKFESETDTEVVAHLVQKEWQGDGLENAVLRAMKRVRGLFALVLLSADDPLKLVTVRNGPPIVVGIGEGEYFVASDVPAILSHTRNVVFMEDREMAVLTPAGVTFMTLDGTVVERQPTRVTWDPISAEKAGYKHFMLKEIFEQPHAVRDTVLGRCSVETGQVHLAEMAISDADLRAIDKITLLACGTSWHAALVGKFMIEELAKLSVEVDYGSEYRYRNPIINTTTLAVAITQSGETADTLAALREAKGKGARSLAICNVVGSMATREAEGTIYTHAGPEIGVASTKAFTTQLVALYLFALKLAEVRETLTKAERCAHIQALMQLPQILEDTLKSAREIEEIAVRFHNRSDFLYLGRGINYPIALEGALKLKEISYIHAEGYPAGEMKHGPIALIDEQMPVVALATHDHVFEKMQGNIQEAKARGGSIIAITTAGDTTLQQVLSPETDSLVAVPATSPLLMPVVLSIPLQLLSYYIAVRRGCDVDQPRNLAKSVTVE, from the coding sequence ATGTGCGGCATCATTGGATACATCGGTCCCAAACCCGTCGTCCCCGTCATTCTTGACGGCCTGCGGCGGCTGGAATATCGCGGCTACGACTCCGCAGGCGTGGCGGTGGTGCACGACGGCGTGATCGACATCCGGCGCAGCGCCGGCAAGCTGATCAACCTGGAGGCCTCGATCCAGGCCAAGCCGATGGTGGGCGAGTATGGCCTGGGCCACACGCGCTGGGCCACCCACGGCCGTCCCACCGAGGAGAACGCGCATCCGCACCGCGACGGCACCGGCCGCATTGTCGTGGTCCACAACGGCATCATCGAGAACTACCTGGAGATCAAGCGCGAGCTAATCGCCGAAGGCCACAAGTTCGAGTCCGAGACCGACACCGAAGTGGTCGCGCACCTGGTCCAGAAGGAATGGCAGGGCGACGGCCTGGAGAACGCGGTGCTGCGGGCGATGAAGCGCGTGCGCGGCCTGTTCGCGCTGGTGCTGCTGTCGGCCGACGATCCCCTGAAGCTGGTGACGGTGCGCAACGGCCCGCCCATCGTCGTCGGCATTGGCGAGGGCGAGTACTTCGTGGCGTCGGACGTGCCGGCGATCCTGAGCCACACGCGCAACGTGGTCTTCATGGAAGACCGCGAGATGGCCGTGCTCACGCCGGCGGGCGTGACCTTCATGACGCTCGACGGCACGGTCGTGGAGCGCCAGCCCACCCGCGTCACGTGGGATCCGATCTCCGCGGAAAAAGCCGGCTACAAGCACTTCATGCTCAAGGAGATCTTCGAGCAGCCGCATGCCGTGCGCGACACCGTGCTCGGGCGCTGTTCCGTGGAGACCGGCCAGGTCCACCTCGCCGAGATGGCCATTTCCGACGCGGACCTGCGCGCCATCGACAAGATCACGTTGCTCGCCTGCGGCACGTCGTGGCACGCGGCGCTGGTCGGCAAGTTCATGATCGAGGAACTCGCCAAGCTGTCGGTGGAAGTGGACTACGGCTCCGAATACCGCTACCGCAACCCGATCATCAACACCACGACGCTCGCCGTCGCCATCACGCAGTCTGGCGAAACCGCCGACACGCTGGCGGCGCTGCGCGAGGCCAAGGGCAAGGGCGCCCGCAGCCTGGCGATTTGCAACGTCGTCGGCAGCATGGCCACGCGCGAGGCCGAAGGCACCATCTACACGCACGCGGGCCCCGAGATTGGCGTCGCCTCCACCAAGGCCTTCACCACGCAGCTGGTGGCGCTCTACCTGTTCGCGCTGAAGCTGGCGGAAGTCCGCGAGACCCTGACCAAGGCGGAGCGGTGCGCGCACATCCAGGCGCTGATGCAGCTGCCGCAGATTCTCGAAGACACCCTGAAGTCGGCCCGGGAGATTGAAGAGATCGCGGTCCGGTTCCACAACCGGTCGGACTTCCTCTACCTCGGCCGCGGCATCAACTATCCAATCGCGCTCGAGGGCGCGCTCAAGCTGAAAGAGATCTCCTACATCCACGCCGAAGGGTATCCGGCGGGCGAGATGAAGCACGGGCCGATCGCGCTGATCGACGAGCAGATGCCGGTAGTGGCGCTGGCCACCCACGACCACGTGTTCGAGAAGATGCAGGGCAACATCCAGGAAGCCAAGGCCAGGGGCGGCTCGATCATCGCCATCACCACGGCGGGTGACACCACGCTCCAGCAGGTGCTCAGCCCGGAGACGGACTCGCTGGTGGCAGTTCCTGCGACCAGTCCGCTGTTGATGCCGGTGGTGCTGTCGATCCCGTTGCAGCTCTTGTCGTACTACATCGCCGTGCGCCGCGGATGCGACGTCGATCAGCCGAGGAACCTCGCCAAGAGTGTCACGGTAGAATAG
- a CDS encoding UvrD-helicase domain-containing protein → MDLLSSLNPAQQEAVQQTDGPLLILAGAGSGKTRVIAHRIAYLVSERLAHPDEVMAVTFTNKAAQEMRERVEKLLDTDCRSMWVSTFHSLCARLLRREAPAIGLSRDFTIYDSADQQSVIKQLLREYHMDDATYQPRMVLSRISAAKNRMEGPDTFAGTWNPRDREIGKLFEGYLKALKDASALDFDDLLLKTVELFDQAPAVRERYARRFKYVMVDEYQDTNRPQYLLIKQLAGAHRNLAVVGDPDQSIYKWRGADLRNILDFETDFPEAVIVRLEQNYRSTEVILKAASTVIANNRNRKEKALWTDQKGGNKIRYFRGADELDEAEYITKVARAAIHEDANSLTAVLYRTNAQSRAVEDSLRAAGIAYVVLGGVGFYERREIKDALGYLKLILNPHDDIALRRVINTPTRGIGKGVMDALEAVDVSEEDANLPPLFAGLAPMVATNSLWTRLVVAVEGRRLTPRQGASLGAFKDMITALAEVARNEPVSILLGKVLDQSGYLRDLRDDRSEESEGRIENLMELVSAAREYESREHEPSLGGFVDRLSLLSDVDKEQGKIDPRVMMMTLHSAKGLEFPTVVLAGLEEGLFPHSRSREDEAEMEEERRLLYVGITRARKQLVITSAARRRVFGEYQNTEASRFIDEIPLDLVEQDLPAVQSSYSSGSRSQWGEYRANPYGRPRQPAAGYRAGRQDDDAKVPTQNFKYEEEDQSPGLRPGARVKHAQFGAGTVVSVEDLEDDQKLVVRFNTVGTKTLRAKYAKLERA, encoded by the coding sequence TTGGATCTTCTCTCCTCGCTAAACCCTGCTCAGCAAGAAGCAGTACAACAGACGGACGGCCCGCTCCTCATCCTGGCCGGAGCGGGCTCGGGCAAGACGCGCGTGATCGCGCATCGCATTGCCTATCTCGTGTCGGAGCGGCTGGCGCACCCGGACGAGGTGATGGCCGTGACCTTCACCAACAAGGCGGCGCAGGAGATGCGCGAGCGGGTCGAGAAGCTGCTCGACACCGACTGCCGTTCGATGTGGGTGTCCACGTTCCACTCGCTGTGCGCGCGCCTGCTCAGGCGCGAGGCCCCGGCCATTGGCCTCAGCCGTGACTTCACCATCTACGACTCCGCCGACCAGCAATCGGTGATCAAGCAGTTGCTCCGTGAATACCACATGGACGATGCGACCTATCAGCCCCGCATGGTGCTGAGCCGCATCTCGGCAGCGAAGAACCGCATGGAGGGGCCGGACACCTTTGCCGGCACCTGGAACCCCCGCGATCGCGAGATCGGCAAGCTGTTCGAGGGCTACCTGAAGGCCCTGAAGGACGCGAGCGCGCTTGACTTCGACGACCTGCTGCTCAAGACCGTGGAACTGTTCGACCAGGCCCCGGCGGTTCGCGAGCGCTATGCGCGGCGGTTCAAGTACGTGATGGTGGACGAGTACCAGGACACCAACCGGCCGCAATACCTGCTGATCAAGCAGCTGGCCGGCGCCCACCGCAACCTGGCCGTGGTGGGGGACCCGGATCAGTCGATCTACAAGTGGCGCGGCGCCGACCTGCGCAACATCCTCGACTTCGAAACCGATTTTCCGGAGGCCGTGATCGTCCGTCTCGAGCAGAACTATCGCTCGACGGAAGTGATCCTGAAGGCCGCCTCCACCGTGATTGCCAACAACCGCAATCGCAAGGAAAAGGCGCTGTGGACCGACCAGAAGGGCGGCAACAAGATTCGCTACTTCCGCGGCGCCGACGAGCTGGACGAAGCGGAATACATCACCAAGGTGGCGCGGGCCGCAATTCACGAGGACGCCAATTCCCTGACCGCCGTTCTCTACCGCACCAACGCGCAGTCGAGGGCGGTGGAAGACTCGCTGCGGGCCGCGGGTATTGCCTACGTGGTGCTCGGCGGCGTCGGCTTCTACGAGCGGCGCGAAATCAAGGACGCGCTCGGCTACCTGAAGTTGATCCTCAACCCGCACGACGACATCGCCTTGCGCCGCGTCATCAACACGCCGACCCGGGGCATCGGCAAAGGCGTCATGGATGCGCTCGAGGCCGTGGACGTGTCGGAAGAAGACGCCAACCTGCCGCCGCTCTTTGCCGGCCTGGCGCCGATGGTCGCGACCAACTCCCTGTGGACCAGGCTCGTGGTGGCCGTGGAGGGCCGGCGGCTCACCCCGCGCCAGGGGGCCTCGCTGGGCGCCTTCAAGGACATGATCACCGCGCTGGCGGAAGTCGCCCGGAACGAGCCGGTCTCGATCCTGCTCGGCAAGGTGCTCGACCAGTCCGGCTACCTCCGGGACCTGCGCGACGACCGCAGCGAAGAGTCGGAAGGCCGCATCGAGAACCTGATGGAGCTGGTGTCGGCCGCGCGCGAGTACGAGTCACGCGAGCACGAACCGTCGCTCGGCGGCTTCGTCGATCGCCTCTCGCTTTTGTCCGACGTCGACAAGGAACAGGGCAAAATCGACCCGCGCGTGATGATGATGACCTTGCACTCCGCCAAGGGCCTCGAGTTCCCGACCGTCGTCCTCGCCGGATTGGAAGAGGGTCTGTTTCCGCATTCGCGCTCGCGCGAGGACGAGGCGGAAATGGAAGAGGAGCGGCGCCTCCTCTACGTCGGCATCACGCGCGCGCGAAAGCAGTTGGTGATCACCAGCGCCGCCCGGCGGCGCGTCTTCGGTGAGTATCAAAACACCGAGGCGTCTCGGTTCATCGACGAGATACCGCTGGATCTGGTCGAGCAGGACCTGCCGGCAGTGCAGTCGTCTTACTCGTCGGGTTCACGCAGTCAGTGGGGTGAGTACCGCGCCAACCCATACGGGCGTCCCCGTCAACCGGCGGCCGGCTATCGAGCGGGACGGCAGGACGATGACGCAAAGGTCCCGACGCAGAACTTCAAGTACGAGGAAGAGGACCAGTCGCCGGGGCTACGCCCAGGCGCGCGCGTGAAGCACGCGCAGTTCGGCGCCGGCACGGTGGTAAGCGTCGAGGATCTGGAGGACGACCAGAAGCTGGTCGTCCGGTTCAATACGGTGGGAACGAAGACACTCCGCGCGAAGTACGCGAAGCTCGAGCGAGCTTAG